From the genome of Chanodichthys erythropterus isolate Z2021 chromosome 17, ASM2448905v1, whole genome shotgun sequence:
AGATTTCATTGGTCTTGTCAATCACAGTGCTACCTCCCCaagatggtttttttttttctgaatcaaaacttttattttgaaagatgtGACTGAAAGCTGTTGACTCTTCTGTCAGACTCATTTAAGTAAAGAGTGCCTGAGTGAAACGTATTGTCCTGATTCAGtgtctgtggtcagatgagatgCTGTGAGGTTATATGTCACTGTcattattctaatgttatttTCGTATttaatttatgacaaaattttaTGTAAGATCAATTCATCTTTCAGCGGGAAATGGTGTTTAATTTACAaccatttattttgaaatgtaagtCAATGACATTAGGTTGAAGCAAAGTCTGTGTGTGAAGACTCTGCCCCTTTTGGAAGttgcatgtttttttctaaatcgagacttttattttgaaatatgtgCATGAAAGCTGTTGACTCTTCTGTCAGACTCATTTAAGTAAAGAGTGTCTGAGTAAAACGTGTTGTcctgcggtcagatgagatgttgtcaggctgtATGTCACTGTCATTATTCTTacaacatttttgtaaattgttacAAAATTCGTAAACTGTTACCTCAGAAAAAACTTTCCATTCCTTTCAGACTTAGCGCGTACTCTTCAATTGCATGCTCTGTATATCACTTCACTATATATAAAGAGCAACATAAATTACAAGCATGCAACATCGTAGATACAAAATTAATTAGTAAGTCATGAAATCACCAAAAAGTACCGTCCGGGACCCCCTCTTACAGAGCTATCAAAGATGAACGTTCGATTGGTTACATcttgataataaataaatatatgttgaTTTATATaggcatatttatttatatagtaacaaacttttattttgaaatataattccTCATTAGGTGGAAGTGAATGTCTTTGCGTGTAAGACTCCGCCTCTTTTGGAGGTAACGCCCACTTTTGGAGTTATTCAGTCTGCCTTAATACCTTAATCAAGTTGAGTGTTTTGTTctttcctcatatttaaaatattttcaaatattttaatgtctTAATTGAGACTTGCAGGgtcaataaaaacaaatatcccctccggacatcacttttggccactactgtatataataaacacaaaacatgaACTGTGTCAGGTGTTggtgtgtgtatttttgttcACCTGGGGTGTTTTCTGCTCTGGTTGACGGCAGTCTCCACCCTCTCCACCTGTGCATGCAAAAGACTTGATAAAGAAACTGGGACAAAGACTCtataaagacacacacacacattgttttttaacatctctctcctctctgtctctctctttctgtctgtctgtaggACGTGTTCACAGCGGAGTGTAAGTTTAAGGAGAGTGTGTTTGAGAATTATTACGTGATCTACTCGTCTACGCTGTACCGCCAGCATGAGAGCGGGCGCGCCTGGTTCCTCGGACTCAATAAAGAAGGAACTATCATGAAGGGAAACCGGGTCAAGAAAACGAAACCATGTTCACACTTCGTGCCGAGACCCATTGAAGgtgaggacacacacacacacacacacaaatatatgcATAAGTAGGGCTGGGTGATGTATGAATTATTAACAATATGATATTATTTTGTTGACAATGTTAGAGTAGATTTATAAGTATAAGTGTGTGctcacacttgtagttcagtTCTTTTGGTCCTTTTGGTCTGGACCGAAAAAGAAATTATCCTTGATTCACTTAGCATTAACACTGCCATTATTAAGACCAAgcctaaagatacaaaacaaaaaaatatagctgcaagcaacGATGATGGGTCCAAGCCCTGGCACCAACGCCACCCTGGTAGCTTCAGGGCAGCTGTACAGGACaggcaatatgcatttaaagTTGGAAAATGTAAAAAGACTATTCTTTCTTCAACCCTGTTGATAAAATAGGCCTATGCTGCCATCTAGCAGTTATACTATGTAtgacatttgatttttttattcaacCAGATAGCAgtaatctgactttttttttaacttatacATACTTCTTGAATTTGGCTTTTATGGCGTTCAGAATGCACTGAACATCCGAAACACTGCTTTGTGCTAAATGTGCTTGCTGTATGTGCATAGATATGATGGTATTTTTACCAGCTACGAACTCAtaaagagcttataaaatgtgtaaatgagTCAAAACAGTGGCAGGAATTCCTCCATCACACACATAAATATCTGTTGCATCTCTGATTTCAACCTTAGTTgaataaaatgtttgaaaagtttaaataatttacacaaaTCAGTTTTCGACTGTTTGTTTAAATGAATTAGTTCAAAATTCAAGCTGAATTAATTTGTCATTACTCAGTCAGAAATGTTCTTTGTGTGGCATTTTAattgcataaaaatgttttagcaAATTATTTAGCCCATTCCTTTTTTTAATCACTGCCTATTAATAAAGctgtaataatataaatattcttCCTTGTGTTAATTGATTGAAATAAAGATTTCTACTGCAttttatttggtaacactttacaatacggttcattagttaacattagttaactacattagttaacactaataatgaactgcacttatacagcatttattaatctttgttaatgttaatttcaacatttactaatacattattaaaagcttgttaacattagttaatgcactgtgaactaacatgaacaaagaatgaacaactgtattgtaaatacagtaacaaatgtattgctcattgttagttcatgttagttaatccattaactaatgtttaacaaatgaaccctattgtaaagtgttaccttttatgttttaaatacttaaaattatatttattacatatCTTAGATTTTATtaagggatgcacaatatatcggcCTCAATATCGGTATTGgctgatatatgttcatttttaatgttatcgttatcagcacgataagaaaatttggccgatatattaaagtcgataaataatggattactTCCTTCAGATGCGTACTGTTCGTCTTAATGGTTTTAaaaagcttgaaatatgattgaaatcacttcaaaaaggaaaataaagttAAGTGCAACATTTACAGtgcaagtctgtcatatagaCTACATGATATTATagtgagaacattataattgtgtgtttgggACGTGGATTTTAATGGTGGGacttgtgtttttgtcataaaAAATTGGATTTACATTTATCATCCAATATATCAGTTAtctgctttcaaatataaagaattatcggttatcggtatcggccaaaattttcatattgcatctttaattttattatatttcacatCACTGGCAATTTGCTTGAAATTATGATTCCTTTGCAGTAAGGATGCACTGATATGAACATTTTGGCCAATACCGATAATCGATAATTtaactttatatttgaaagccgataactgatatattggccaataaatctaaatccaaatttttgagagcctgattacaaaaacaaaagtcccaccattaaaagaaataatccattatttatctgccttaatatatcggccaaattttctttttgggccgataacgataacattaaaaatgaacatatatcagccgataccgatatggtggccgatatatcatgcatccctactttgcagtgtgtgtgtgtaaatataatGATCAAAAGACTGACAAATATTGAGAATTTGTTTATTCTGCTcacattatttattcatataactTGGACATTTTTCAATTGAACTGTTCACTCAAATACTGTTCATATATAgtaaaaaatgtgacaataacGCAAAATAATactacaaaatgttttttggacCGCACTATTAATGCATCACTAGTTacaaaaaaacacttgtgtTTACTAATAACATTCTATATGTGTTTGTTTCTCTGTCTCTCAGTGTGTATGTATAAGGAGCCGTCGCTGCATGAAATTGACGAGAAGCAGCGGTCCAGGAAAAACTCAGGAACTCCCACTATGGGCACCAGGAAAGAGTTGAACCAGGACTCTACTGATCATGAAGGCTCatagccacacacacacacacactgacctgtaaatgtacacacacacacacacactcacacacacacacacacacacggtgaCCCCTGGAGCTGAATGCTTTCTTACACCCCAACAAACAACAGCAACTTCAGCATTGACAAACatcaaatgaaacaaaaattaatGAAGTAACgtgagaaaaacaaacaaacaaaaaaaaaacaaagctgaATTCTTGCCTGTGAGAATATTTTAGGAGTATCTGAAAATCAGGACatgattttacattttatgcaaaGTCTGGCAAGAGTCTGTTCGCGTCACGTGCTCGTGGGAGACGCGGGAGGGTGTTTCTTTCGGGAGTCTGAGCTTTAAGCCATGTTCGATGATCACATGTTGATTTATGAATGCCAAAAGCACTTTCACTCACTGCTATATGTCGCTCACCTCATCAATATGGAATGTTCGCATCGATTGTGTCCTCCAATAATTGCTCTGTTTTTTATTCTGAGTGGGAGGGGCTTGTGAATTCTGCTCTCTGACTGGCTAAAGTGGGAAGGGTTCAGGAATTGCTCTGCTGATAGGCGCTGACAGTCATGTGACTTTACAGATCTGCTTCATCTCATTCCACTGTATGAAATGTGTTAAAGGGTCATATTCTACACTTCTGTAGCATTTTACTTCATATCCCCACTTATAATCATACTCAACCTTCAAAAATGTCTCATTTTCTGACCTTTCAAATGAAACAGACTtgctactgtacctttaagacttCTATATGTAAATGAACTGTTATGATTGGTAAACATCAACATACCGGTGTAGTTCATAATGTCGTTTATTAGAGTGAGTCACTGGATGCTGGATAGATGTGGGCGGTGATATGTTAATGAGCCTATGGTTATGATGTCATAATGATTACGACTTCTGAACGACCCAGGAAATGGCGTAGTGAATGTTACGGATATCTACAGACCACATCAAAAAAGCGAGGAGAATTTTTTTCCGTGATGTCATGTGGTGTCTCGAATGTACTTAAAATCAAGCAGGGGGAGAGtgatgtatggaagcttgtttccaccactaagtcaaaaaattaaaaaggtcattgcgactttttatctcacaattctggctttttttcagaattgtgtgatatagtgAGAATTGTGCGTTATAACGTCAGAATTGTAAatagtcgcaattctgactttctcacaattctgactttataacacgaaATATAAAacaactgtgagatataaagtcagaattgcatgatataaagtcagaattgtgaaaaatggtcagaattgcaagttataaagtcagaattacgagttataaagtcagaattgtgaaatatggccagaattgcaagttataaagtcagaattacgagttataaagtcagaattgtgaaatatggtcagaattgcaagttataaagtcagaattgtgaaatataaagtcagaatttgactttctcgcaattgcgtttttattacgcaattctgactttctcacaattctgactttataacgcgagatataaacacaattgtgagatataaagtcagaattgcgtgttaagtcagaattgtgagttataaagtcagaattgcgagatataaagtcagaattgagagttataaagtcagaattgtgagatataaactcgcaattacctttttaattttttatgtcATGGCGGAAACGAGCTTCCATAGTGATGTCATAATGGCGATGATGTCACAAAGGATGCAAGGGAATTTTGCGTTCAGTAAACGGAAGCGTCTGCTCTCATTTCACCATGGGCCTCCTGTTTTAAACCCTTCTCTCCAAGAGATCGGGGTATTTTAATCCTGCCAAAAGCACAGACTGCCCTCTGAGTATCTGAACTGGACTAAACCACTTTAAACCGGCACACAGTTATATGCGTGTGTGTTAGCAGAGGATATACTGCCCTAGCTTTCCCTCACTCAGTGTTTTTTTAATCACTCCTCCTTAACTGTGTTCGGAATGGAAGACTAGCACACTGCTTACTGCGCAGTATATACTGAATACTGCCtcatatattttacaaatagtGTGTGAAACAGTGCACTTGCAATGGTAAACGTTTCAAGCTGTAGTGTACTACATTTTTGTCACTATGTTGCATGTGTAATTCAGCAGGTGGCGAGTTACCGTCTCTGAAATAAATACGGTTTTGCATGTTTAATCCAATTTTGTGTAAGACGTCCAATGAAAAAATGAGTCAAGAAAAGTGCAGTTCACTGTAAATGAAAGGTTGAATGCATTGCATTGCGACTAATTTGAATTAACGACTAAATTGAGTAGAGCTGAAATTGAGTTTTGCGACATTAATACTgttattttcttgtttattactgtgaagctgcttggAAACAATCTGtgctgtatataaataaatgtgccgCTTAGCTTTAGGAGAATGTCTCATGCCATGCGTACAGAACATTTGCATACTGTATACAGTATACATACTATATACTGCAGAGATTAGTGTGCTGGTATGCCATTCTGAACACAGCCACAAGGAAACTGTCGCTCAGCATGTTTCTGATTGGTCACTTGAGTCCAGGTtccttcccctttaaatgcgaTCTGCCTGTTGATTGGTCAGATCCATCGATGTAAGGCCAGCTGTCGTTGAACACTGGGTTTATGAGACGTCTTCCATTAGTGGAGCTGCACCAGCATCTACAAGGGGGGTCAAAGGTCAGGGTCCCGTTAGCGGTATGAGAGACTAAAGATGTCATTGCCATGCTGAAATGATCTTCTGCTGACCTGAGAAGTTACTTTGTGTTTGCTGATGTTTGCACCTTGAATTCTGAACACGTTCATGTTCATTATGTAAAGAGATCTGAATAAAGCATTAAACCTGCCACAGGAGGaaaatatcatttaaaaataaaaaagattaaaCTCTGCTCTGATTTCAGGTGTTCTTTCTGCCGTCTGCACAAATGCACCATCAGTACTTCAGCTCTGTTCCCAAACCTCCTGACCCGCCTTGCTTAATGTTCACAATGTTCAAGAAgtcatgctttggtaaatctTCATTTTGACATAAAAAAGTCATATTGATGACATAAAAAGTAATAACTATGAGACTAAAAAGTCGTAATTATGAAATGATGTGTCATcattgactttttatgtcaaagGTAGAATTTTGATGAAAAGATTTAGATTAAAACGTTTCTGCAATAAacattctgtcataattttgactttttaatgtcagaattatgacAAGTCAAAACTGACTAATcgaaataatgacaaaaaaaatgaaattatgacataaaaagacaaaattatgagataaatttaaattatgatACTCAGAATTTCaattaaaagtcaaaattatgacaaactaagtcataattatggcaTATGAATGTGACATGACaaatttaaattatgaaaaaagtcaaaattatgataaaaaggTAGAAATTATGACACAAGTCATgaatatgagataaaaagttgaaattatgacactCAGAATTTCAgttaaaagtcaaaattatggcactaattatgatatatgacataaatatgccataataatgactttttatgtaataattttgactttttaatgccATAATTATGAGTTGTCATCATTTGGATTTTTTTAAGTAAGAGTTTTGATTACAAGATTTAGATTAAAAAGTAGAAATTATGACATtctaagtcataattttgaaatTAAGAGATAAAAAGGTTGGAATTATGACTGTCAtaaatatgagataaaaagttgaaagtATGACACTTagaatttcatttaaaagttaaaattttGACATATTAAGTTATTATGAcaaattgaaattatgacataaaacatcaaaattatgagataaggTAGAAATTATGGCATAATTTCTGTCATAGAGACATGCTGAGACAAAAAGAGGTATCCACCATCTTTTAAAGGACagatttataataaattaaaactttCTCTTTAAATGCAGATGTCACACTGTCTATTATATCATAAGTCTAAGTAATAATTATGAGTTTAAAGAGTTAAAATTATGACTTtctatgtcataattatgtcttaattttgattttttaagtttttaagttttaattatgaaataactgtcataatttttactttttatgtaaagtctaaattatgacaCAAGAAGTCAAAATGATATCAAAAAGTCGGGATGATGACAAAAAgtcaaattatgagaaaaaggtagaaattatgaaatactaagtcataattgtgactttttatgtcataattatgacataagtcaaaattattagaTGAAATGgttgaaatataattataatataatttaaactttttgtgTCAATTATGATTTTGTCTGTTTTATTGAAGTTGTCATTCTAACTCTGCTCTCATAGAAttagaatgattattaaaaccTTATGGttatatagttattgttatcatATTTGATGTGAACGGGCCTTGAGTCTCCATTTAAAGCAGAAAACGATCTTTTATGTTTGGACAATCTGTTCACACAAATACACAAGTGACCAGGCGATGCTTTAGAGACATGATGCTTTTGAAAGATATTTTTAGTTTTCGTGAATAAATAAAGCAGCCGGGTGAGTTGTGTTCATGTTAGTGTCTGAAAACAGTCGCTTCTTCTTAGACCTCAACTGTTTTCCACAAAATAGAAGAGATTTCAAtacaaagagagatattttcttttacagaaaccactttttaaggactacaacgagcttcttcctgggttagtgacatcatttATCCTCaaatgtacataaaccccgccccgagaacactcaacaaagggggcggggccatgttgtgctgctttagagaagaggaagagttgttgtagtcgagtgttgttgtcatgccgtcattttacgccggactgcttcacaaacgagggtcaattcaacacaaaaaatgaacatgacgacacatgctagtggatgagttgaatcaactccacagcaactacatcaatttatccactaaccattcagaaacgtctaaaagttgtaacttcttcctgagtctctccatcagtgtcgactccggtttgaacaatgtaactttcgtcattttggctgcgtgagattctccagctttgttgttgttgagctgttaaagctccgccctcttctggagcagcagctcatttgcatttaaagggacacacacaaaaacggcgtgtttttgctcaaatttgacaagctt
Proteins encoded in this window:
- the fgf12b gene encoding fibroblast growth factor 12 isoform X2, whose amino-acid sequence is MTRYCSLFRRLLSHGSKGEDDGEEEGPAKTISTEPEPQLKGIVTRLFSEQGFYLQMQPDGTVSGSKDENSDYTLFNLIPVGLRVVAIQGVKAGLYVAMNGEGFLYSTDVFTAECKFKESVFENYYVIYSSTLYRQHESGRAWFLGLNKEGTIMKGNRVKKTKPCSHFVPRPIEVCMYKEPSLHEIDEKQRSRKNSGTPTMGTRKELNQDSTDHEGS
- the fgf12b gene encoding fibroblast growth factor 12 isoform X5, which translates into the protein MQPDGTVSGSKDENSDYTLFNLIPVGLRVVAIQGVKAGLYVAMNGEGFLYSTDVFTAECKFKESVFENYYVIYSSTLYRQHESGRAWFLGLNKEGTIMKGNRVKKTKPCSHFVPRPIEVCMYKEPSLHEIDEKQRSRKNSGTPTMGTRKELNQDSTDHEGS
- the fgf12b gene encoding fibroblast growth factor 12 isoform X3, whose product is MRIARLLRQKGAHMLRCLCAQRTEPSSTDTEPQLKGIVTRLFSEQGFYLQMQPDGTVSGSKDENSDYTLFNLIPVGLRVVAIQGVKAGLYVAMNGEGFLYSTDVFTAECKFKESVFENYYVIYSSTLYRQHESGRAWFLGLNKEGTIMKGNRVKKTKPCSHFVPRPIEVCMYKEPSLHEIDEKQRSRKNSGTPTMGTRKELNQDSTDHEGS
- the fgf12b gene encoding fibroblast growth factor 12 isoform X4, which produces MESKDKSAEPQLKGIVTRLFSEQGFYLQMQPDGTVSGSKDENSDYTLFNLIPVGLRVVAIQGVKAGLYVAMNGEGFLYSTDVFTAECKFKESVFENYYVIYSSTLYRQHESGRAWFLGLNKEGTIMKGNRVKKTKPCSHFVPRPIEVCMYKEPSLHEIDEKQRSRKNSGTPTMGTRKELNQDSTDHEGS